Proteins co-encoded in one Flavivirga eckloniae genomic window:
- a CDS encoding DUF1569 domain-containing protein yields MKNIFDLNETNTIIGRVNNLELTTQPNWGKMSVDQMLAHCNVTYELAFENIHPKPGAFKKALLKLFVKSIVVNEKPYKKNSRTAPEFLISDSKNFQAEKERLINYLKKTQELGAEYFDNKESHSFGKLSKQEWNNMFYKHIDHHLNQFGV; encoded by the coding sequence ATGAAAAATATTTTTGATTTAAACGAGACCAATACTATTATAGGTAGAGTTAATAACCTTGAATTAACAACCCAGCCAAATTGGGGGAAAATGAGTGTGGATCAAATGTTGGCACATTGTAATGTGACTTATGAGTTAGCTTTTGAAAACATACACCCTAAACCCGGAGCCTTTAAAAAGGCCTTGTTAAAATTGTTTGTGAAATCTATAGTAGTAAACGAAAAGCCATACAAGAAAAACAGTAGGACAGCACCAGAGTTTTTAATCAGCGATTCTAAAAATTTTCAAGCAGAAAAAGAACGTCTTATCAATTATTTAAAGAAAACACAAGAATTGGGGGCTGAGTATTTTGATAATAAAGAGTCGCATTCATTCGGGAAATTATCTAAGCAAGAATGGAACAATATGTTTTATAAACATATAGACCATCATCTAAATCAGTTCGGAGTGTAA
- a CDS encoding S66 peptidase family protein, with the protein MYIYIMSKVSLITVLCCVVFFFGKHNISTQNISSTKTNTLIQPPYLKAGDTVAIVAPSGILKNRTKEVQQAKALLKSWGLHTIVGKHVFSKANHFAGTDDERCEDFQNALDDPKISAIWCARGGYGTVRILDKLNYTKFKQNPKWLIGYSDITALHNQFHNQGVQSIHAMMCTSLQDDLETIKETLSTFKDAIFGKSLSYTLEGSKYNKTGSTSAPIVGGNLTMLHTMLGSKTSIDTSGKILFIEEIGEYKYHIDRMLQSLKRAGYFDNCKGVIVGDMTKLRKNTTLWGTSVEQLILDALSDYGFPIAFNMPAGHEKDNRAMILGRTIKLTVGKEQSTVVFEN; encoded by the coding sequence ATGTACATTTACATTATGTCTAAAGTCTCATTAATTACCGTATTGTGCTGTGTTGTTTTTTTCTTTGGAAAGCACAACATTTCAACACAAAATATATCATCAACTAAAACAAATACTTTGATACAACCACCATATTTAAAGGCTGGCGATACTGTTGCCATAGTTGCACCTTCTGGTATTTTAAAAAACCGAACTAAAGAAGTGCAACAAGCCAAGGCACTTTTAAAAAGTTGGGGATTACATACTATTGTTGGTAAACACGTTTTTAGTAAAGCCAATCATTTTGCTGGAACGGATGATGAGCGTTGCGAAGACTTTCAAAATGCTTTAGACGACCCGAAAATAAGTGCTATCTGGTGTGCCCGTGGTGGATACGGTACGGTTAGAATATTAGACAAATTAAATTATACTAAATTTAAACAAAACCCAAAATGGCTTATTGGGTATTCTGATATTACTGCACTTCATAACCAATTTCATAATCAAGGTGTACAATCTATTCATGCCATGATGTGTACTAGTTTGCAAGACGATTTAGAAACTATTAAAGAAACACTTTCAACATTTAAAGATGCTATTTTTGGGAAATCGCTTAGCTATACTTTAGAAGGTTCTAAATACAATAAAACGGGAAGTACATCTGCTCCTATTGTTGGTGGTAATTTAACCATGTTACATACCATGTTGGGTTCTAAAACCAGTATTGATACTTCGGGGAAAATTCTATTTATCGAAGAAATTGGCGAGTACAAATACCACATAGATCGTATGCTACAAAGTTTAAAACGTGCTGGTTATTTTGACAACTGCAAGGGTGTTATTGTAGGAGACATGACAAAGCTCCGAAAGAACACCACACTTTGGGGTACTTCTGTTGAACAGCTTATCTTGGATGCTTTGTCCGACTATGGTTTTCCTATTGCTTTTAATATGCCCGCGGGTCACGAAAAGGACAATCGCGCTATGATTTTGGGTAGAACCATAAAGTTGACCGTAGGTAAAGAACAGTCTACAGTTGTTTTTGAAAATTAG
- a CDS encoding helix-turn-helix domain-containing protein, giving the protein MMKQLIFSFYIILLLALIGCNDDTTQHHFSETVKIALRDAGNTLLLANNDSTSLVLPIIKIEENRYELAFQNKLSITPDSLVVAVSNSLKAAKLPKQYIVEVVNCNNDEVSYSFQIKGSKEKDIVSCLGRKLPADCYTIQVLFFENKPWLTTKMYMTLFMLLACILIYAFFYVKKRNTKTPVEDTVPYSKIGDYKFYKDQNKLIKEAVEIKLSAKECELMSMLSANQNQVVKRDVLVKEIWEDHGVFVDRSLDTFISKLRKKFKNDNTINIINVHGVGYKLEVL; this is encoded by the coding sequence ATGATGAAACAACTCATTTTTTCTTTTTATATCATACTATTACTTGCACTTATTGGGTGTAATGATGATACCACTCAGCATCATTTTTCTGAAACAGTAAAAATCGCTTTGCGAGATGCTGGCAATACATTGCTACTTGCTAATAACGATTCCACATCATTGGTCTTACCAATTATTAAAATAGAAGAAAACAGATACGAACTGGCATTTCAAAACAAACTATCTATAACTCCAGACAGTTTAGTAGTTGCTGTAAGTAATAGTTTAAAAGCTGCTAAGCTCCCAAAACAATATATTGTAGAGGTTGTTAATTGTAATAACGACGAAGTATCTTATAGCTTTCAAATTAAAGGATCTAAAGAAAAAGATATTGTTTCATGCTTAGGCAGAAAACTACCCGCCGATTGTTATACGATACAGGTCCTCTTTTTTGAAAATAAGCCGTGGCTAACTACTAAAATGTATATGACACTTTTTATGCTTTTAGCCTGCATACTTATTTATGCTTTTTTCTATGTTAAAAAAAGAAACACAAAAACACCTGTTGAAGATACAGTACCTTATTCAAAAATTGGGGATTATAAATTCTATAAAGACCAGAACAAGTTAATTAAAGAAGCTGTTGAAATAAAATTATCTGCAAAAGAATGTGAACTCATGTCTATGCTTAGCGCAAATCAAAATCAGGTTGTTAAACGTGATGTACTAGTTAAAGAAATATGGGAAGACCATGGTGTTTTTGTCGATAGAAGTTTAGACACTTTTATATCAAAACTCAGAAAAAAATTTAAAAACGACAATACCATAAACATTATTAATGTTCATGGTGTTGGCTACAAATTAGAAGTGCTATAA
- a CDS encoding YceI family protein codes for MKKIILLATIICFTVITNAQELIKTNINKSAVEWTWYNLFEYNKDYNIVNTTKIDTNKSVVKWSGSNLFKYNKHYGTVKFVKGHIIKFNDVIQGGAFEIDMNSIVNTDGKYNEMLVDHLKNQDFFDVEKYPTAAIKFTEVVHKDATTIKVKAKLTIKGVTNDIDFNMTSKVIDGMYEMHSKFIIDRTRWGIEYESKGMIGSVKDGIISDAIEFEVVLQLPIRDRC; via the coding sequence ATGAAAAAAATCATCTTACTGGCAACAATTATTTGCTTTACAGTTATTACGAATGCTCAAGAACTTATTAAAACAAATATAAATAAGAGTGCTGTTGAATGGACTTGGTATAACTTATTTGAATATAATAAGGATTATAATATTGTAAACACTACTAAAATAGATACAAATAAAAGTGTTGTTAAATGGTCAGGGTCTAATCTTTTTAAATACAACAAGCACTATGGCACTGTAAAATTCGTAAAAGGGCATATTATTAAATTCAATGATGTTATTCAGGGAGGTGCCTTTGAAATAGACATGAACTCCATAGTTAACACCGATGGAAAGTACAACGAAATGTTGGTAGATCATTTAAAAAATCAAGATTTCTTTGATGTTGAAAAATACCCTACTGCAGCAATAAAGTTTACTGAGGTTGTTCATAAAGATGCTACAACCATTAAAGTAAAGGCTAAACTAACGATTAAAGGTGTTACTAACGATATTGATTTTAATATGACATCTAAGGTTATAGATGGAATGTACGAAATGCATTCAAAATTTATTATCGATAGAACCAGATGGGGAATTGAATATGAATCGAAAGGAATGATTGGAAGCGTAAAAGATGGTATTATTTCTGATGCTATAGAGTTTGAGGTTGTTCTTCAATTACCTATAAGGGATCGCTGCTAA